A genomic region of Gossypium hirsutum isolate 1008001.06 chromosome D01, Gossypium_hirsutum_v2.1, whole genome shotgun sequence contains the following coding sequences:
- the LOC107921166 gene encoding uncharacterized protein, whose translation MYIHWCLMQVPSFFQFYDLFAFCFILYSPSFMDLAHKLLFAALLIFAATIDGTQAAAMVSGAVFCDQCKDGQRSLFDYPLSGMKVTVTCADGTGQVTMSREETTNVFGNYVMRFDGTPDLSNCNAQVSGSGEGSNDCGATAGPAQKLRLMFRMFGMEIYGVDSLLSEPSQPMSFCPRSSNPVPAPIITPTRPPPPTFRLPPLPPLPPMPPLPFSEASACSHQYWTMPEYKCYWRVLNPETKVSLIFGPLAARRYGSDMTLWESLQGRGDPYKTLLREATTALLNSYNTLQFPYNSIGVVTRTNWALMGSTRGVLITALRFIRANSGSGRVTCKLTPCKS comes from the exons ATGTACATCCATTGGTGTTTGATGCAAGTCCCATCTTTTTTTCAGTTTTATGATCTTTTTGCTTTCTGTTTTATTCTATATTCTCCAAGCTTCATGGATTTAGCACATAAGCTCCTATTCGCAGCTTTGCTCATCTTTGCAGCAACCATTGATGGGACGCAGGCAGCTGCCATGGTTTCTGGTGCTGTTTTCTGTGACCAATGCAAAGATGGCCAGAGATCCCTCTTTGATTATCCCCTTTCTG GAATGAAGGTGACTGTTACCTGTGCTGATGGTACTGGGCAAGTGACAATGTCAAGGGAAGAGACTACAAATGTATTTGGGAACTATGTGATGAGGTTTGATGGCACACCAGACTTAAGTAACTGCAATGCCCAGGTTTCAGGGAGTGGAGAAGGGTCAAATGATTGTGGTGCAACTGCTGGTCCTGCCCAGAAACTTAGACTTATGTTCAGGATGTTTGGCATGGAGATTTATGGTGTGGATTCTTTGCTTTCTGAGCCTTCCCAGCCCATGTCCTTCTGCCCAAGGTCATCTAACCCTGTGCCTGCACCTATAATAACACCTACAAGGCCACCACCTCCGACTTTCAGGCTGCCCCCGCTGCCACCATTGCCTCCAATGCCTCCATTGCCCTTCTCTGAGGCATCAGCTTGTTCACATCA GTACTGGACGATGCCTGAGTACAAATGCTACTGGAGGGTACTGAACCCTGAGACAAAGGTTTCTCTTATTTTCGGGCCACTTGCTGCTAGGAGATATGGGTCTGATATGACCCTGTGGGAAAGCCTTCAAGGGAGAGGAGACCCGTATAAAACTCTGCTGAGGGAAGCCACAACGGCTCTTCTCAACTCATATAACACCCTTCAATTCCCATACAACTCAATTGGTGTTGTCACACGTACCAACTGGGCCTTGATGGGTTCAACCAGAGGTGTCCTCATCACTGCTTTACGCTTCATAAGGGCTAATTCCGGCTCTGGTCGAGTCACCTGCAAATTAACCCCTTGCAAATCATAA